One Cynocephalus volans isolate mCynVol1 chromosome 7, mCynVol1.pri, whole genome shotgun sequence genomic region harbors:
- the C7H10orf105 gene encoding uncharacterized protein C10orf105 homolog, which produces MSTAGPRLRSAPATSPLAFLTAPVTPGTPVEAADPLPVLIALACVFLLLATCLLFLTLCKPAALDPSRHRAHECMPHHPGSPSEPQLRLWKRLGSLRRSLHSFRRGRPAVPQQPLPGHDDNCGDCDCIGSTKM; this is translated from the coding sequence ATGAGTACAGCGGGCCCCAGACTCCGTAGTGCCCCGGCCACCAGCCCCCTTGCCTTCCTCACAGCTCCAGTCACTCCTGGGACCCCTGTGGAGGCAGCCGACCCCCTCCCTGTGCTCATTGCCCTGGCCTGTGTCTTCCTCCTGCTGGCCACCTGTCTGCTGTTCCTGACGCTCTGCAAGCCCGCTGCACTGGACCCGAGCCGCCACAGGGCCCACGAGTGCATGCCCCACCACCCTGGGAGCCCCAGCGAGCCCCAGCTCCGGCTCTGGAAGCGCCTGGGCTCGCTGCGCCGCTCCCTGCACAGCTTCCGCCGGGGCCGGCCTGCTGTTCCTCAACAGCCCCTGCCAGGCCATGATGACAACTGTGGCGACTGTGACTGCATAGGATCTACCAAGATGTGA